A genomic region of Streptomyces sp. R33 contains the following coding sequences:
- a CDS encoding thioesterase II family protein, producing MKPGPLVEWDPPRTAKALLVCLPHAGSGAFQFRTWQELLGPDIALLAVQLPGRENRWREEPATGMAQVLDELAPAVAARLDLPYFVYGHSMGALVGYELARVLGREYGRWPSGFVASASRAPDDQGEPSDTPRLTDRQLVDELVAEGVVPAAVGANSRLAAAVARPLRGDNAICDSYAPPGEDALLPCPLGAWRGQDDAGVTDDHIRKWPAWSAAAGTVRTFPGDHFYPLADPLRVTAELRAFVLGQLSPHG from the coding sequence GTGAAACCGGGGCCCCTCGTGGAGTGGGACCCGCCGCGCACCGCGAAGGCCCTCCTCGTGTGCCTGCCCCACGCGGGTTCCGGCGCCTTTCAGTTCCGCACCTGGCAGGAACTGCTCGGCCCCGACATAGCACTGCTGGCCGTTCAGCTCCCGGGCCGCGAGAACCGGTGGCGCGAGGAGCCCGCGACCGGCATGGCGCAGGTGCTCGACGAGCTGGCGCCGGCCGTCGCCGCCCGGCTCGACCTGCCCTACTTCGTGTACGGCCACAGCATGGGAGCACTGGTGGGCTACGAGCTCGCCCGCGTCCTGGGGCGAGAGTACGGCCGGTGGCCCAGCGGATTCGTCGCCTCGGCCTCCCGGGCCCCGGACGACCAGGGCGAGCCCTCCGACACGCCTCGGCTGACCGACCGGCAGCTCGTCGACGAACTGGTCGCGGAAGGCGTCGTGCCCGCGGCCGTGGGCGCCAACAGCCGCTTGGCCGCGGCGGTGGCCCGGCCCCTGCGCGGCGACAACGCCATCTGCGACTCGTACGCGCCACCCGGCGAGGACGCCCTCCTGCCGTGCCCGCTCGGCGCATGGCGGGGGCAGGACGATGCAGGCGTGACCGACGACCACATCCGCAAGTGGCCCGCCTGGTCCGCCGCTGCCGGCACCGTACGGACCTTCCCCGGCGACCACTTCTACCCACTCGCCGACCCCCTCCGTGTGACCGCCGAACTGAGGGCGTTCGTCCTCGGCCAGCTGTCACCGCACGGCTGA
- a CDS encoding ABC transporter transmembrane domain-containing protein: MPSNNPLPELGDPDLRSPRSYLRWLIGRQSSTLFLGVLWGCLWMASMGLTPFAIGRAIDAMTEKDTDRLLVWTGVIMGLALVTTAGSVLRHRCDTIGRLKANYLTFRLVAAHAVRLGATLPKRISTGEVVAIGTADITRIGALPGAVARGIGSAVTVVLVALVLLSTSVTLGLLVLIGVPVLLAGTGPLLRPLHKRIGSYRDLQGDLTNRAGDIVSGLRVLRGIGGEAAFGERYRKDSQRLRQAGVHVAKVESVLPAAEVLLPGIFVVAVVWIGARLAVGGGLTAGELVAAYGYAAFLMLPMRTATSAVQSFVGADVAAQRVVRVLALEPDATSDIARADLSEAPDLYDAESGLRVRPGLMTAIAASTPEEGAAIAERLGRYAPGEVTVGGVPLDSLPLEQVRELILVARNEDTLFSGVLAEDLGGRSDQVRAQALHDANADDIVEALPDGLATVVTAGGSAFSGGQQQRLRLARALAAQPGVLVLVDPTSAVDAHTESVIAERLHRSRAELTTVVVSNSPLLLDQADEVAYVEDGKVVATGTHRELATGASQYAAVVMREET; the protein is encoded by the coding sequence TTGCCAAGCAACAATCCGCTGCCCGAGCTGGGGGATCCGGACCTCCGGTCACCCCGGAGCTATCTTCGATGGCTGATCGGCAGGCAGTCGAGCACACTGTTCCTCGGGGTGTTGTGGGGCTGCCTGTGGATGGCCAGCATGGGCCTGACCCCCTTCGCCATCGGCCGGGCCATCGACGCCATGACGGAGAAGGACACCGACCGGCTGCTGGTCTGGACCGGCGTCATCATGGGGCTCGCCCTGGTGACCACGGCCGGCAGCGTCCTGCGCCACCGCTGTGACACGATCGGCCGGCTCAAGGCCAACTACCTGACCTTCCGCCTCGTGGCCGCGCACGCGGTACGGCTGGGCGCGACCCTGCCCAAGCGGATCTCCACCGGCGAGGTCGTGGCCATCGGCACGGCCGACATCACCCGCATCGGCGCCCTGCCCGGCGCCGTCGCCCGGGGCATCGGCAGCGCGGTCACCGTCGTGCTCGTCGCCCTGGTGCTGCTCTCCACCTCGGTCACCCTCGGCCTGCTCGTCCTCATCGGCGTCCCCGTCCTGCTCGCGGGCACGGGACCGCTGCTCAGGCCGCTGCACAAGCGGATCGGCAGCTACCGCGACCTGCAGGGCGACTTGACGAACCGGGCCGGCGACATCGTGTCCGGTCTGCGCGTGCTGCGCGGCATCGGCGGCGAGGCCGCGTTCGGCGAGCGTTACCGCAAGGACTCGCAGCGGCTGCGGCAGGCGGGCGTCCACGTGGCGAAGGTCGAATCGGTGCTGCCCGCCGCCGAGGTGCTGCTCCCCGGGATCTTCGTGGTGGCGGTCGTCTGGATCGGTGCCCGCCTCGCCGTCGGTGGCGGTCTCACCGCCGGTGAACTCGTCGCAGCCTACGGGTACGCCGCATTCCTCATGCTGCCGATGCGCACGGCGACTTCGGCGGTGCAGTCGTTCGTCGGCGCCGATGTGGCGGCGCAGCGCGTCGTGCGCGTACTGGCCCTCGAGCCCGACGCCACCTCCGACATCGCACGGGCCGACCTCTCCGAGGCGCCCGACCTGTACGACGCGGAATCGGGGCTGCGGGTCCGGCCGGGACTGATGACCGCGATCGCCGCCTCCACTCCGGAGGAGGGCGCCGCGATCGCCGAACGGCTCGGGCGCTACGCCCCGGGTGAGGTGACCGTCGGCGGTGTGCCGCTGGACTCGCTGCCGCTGGAGCAGGTGCGTGAACTCATCCTCGTGGCCCGCAACGAGGACACCCTCTTCTCCGGTGTCCTGGCCGAGGATCTGGGCGGACGCTCGGACCAGGTGCGCGCGCAGGCCCTGCACGACGCCAATGCGGACGACATCGTCGAGGCCCTGCCGGACGGTCTGGCCACCGTCGTCACCGCAGGGGGCTCCGCCTTCTCGGGCGGCCAGCAGCAGCGGCTGCGGCTGGCGCGCGCGCTGGCGGCGCAGCCCGGGGTCCTCGTCCTGGTGGATCCGACCAGTGCCGTGGACGCGCACACCGAATCGGTGATCGCCGAACGGCTCCACAGGTCCAGGGCGGAGCTCACGACCGTGGTCGTGAGCAACAGCCCGCTGTTGCTCGACCAGGCCGACGAGGTCGCCTACGTGGAGGACGGCAAGGTCGTCGCGACCGGCACACACCGTGAACTCGCCACCGGTGCGTCCCAGTACGCCGCCGTTGTCATGCGGGAGGAGACGTGA
- a CDS encoding SDR family NAD(P)-dependent oxidoreductase produces the protein MTQEKRGVAVVSGASSGFGWRIAQVLSRQGYSVVALARRADRLKELAEEDSTGAILPVAADVRDREGLAMALDELPPEFRDIAVLVNNAGLSRGFDTLQSGNGDAWREMIDTNISGLLNLSGLVLPRLVSRGSGHVVNIGSIAASYPYMGGNVYAATKAFVHQLSLNMRVDLQGTGVRVSCVAPGMAKTEFAKVRYDGDEERADALYQGIEPLTADDVAEAVAWCLSQPARVNVNMIELMSAEQHFGLGVAGSPTARPGGAEGA, from the coding sequence ATGACGCAGGAAAAGCGTGGCGTGGCCGTGGTCTCGGGTGCATCTTCGGGATTCGGCTGGAGAATTGCACAGGTGCTGAGCCGGCAGGGCTACTCCGTGGTGGCTCTGGCCCGCAGAGCGGACCGTCTGAAGGAGCTGGCGGAAGAGGACTCCACAGGAGCGATTCTGCCGGTGGCCGCCGATGTCCGTGACCGAGAAGGTCTGGCCATGGCCCTCGACGAGCTGCCTCCGGAATTCCGTGACATCGCGGTCCTCGTCAACAACGCCGGCCTCTCGCGAGGGTTCGACACCCTTCAATCGGGCAATGGTGATGCCTGGCGCGAAATGATCGACACGAATATCTCCGGTCTGCTCAACCTCAGCGGTCTGGTGCTTCCCCGCCTCGTCTCGCGCGGGTCCGGGCACGTCGTGAACATCGGCTCGATCGCGGCGAGTTACCCCTACATGGGCGGGAACGTCTATGCCGCCACCAAGGCATTCGTCCACCAGCTGTCGCTGAACATGCGCGTCGACCTCCAGGGAACCGGCGTCAGGGTGAGCTGTGTGGCGCCCGGTATGGCGAAGACCGAGTTCGCCAAGGTCCGCTACGACGGGGACGAGGAGCGCGCCGACGCGCTCTACCAGGGCATCGAACCGCTCACCGCCGACGACGTGGCCGAGGCGGTCGCCTGGTGTCTCTCGCAGCCCGCCCGGGTCAACGTCAACATGATCGAACTGATGTCGGCCGAGCAGCACTTCGGGCTCGGCGTGGCCGGCAGTCCGACCGCCCGGCCGGGTGGTGCGGAGGGTGCGTGA
- a CDS encoding ABC transporter ATP-binding protein produces MSLPVADAKTVRRHVRGLVRSHTGLLTRTVLWFVLATVCGLVVPALLGRLVGQVEKGITTDQVDFTVLTIAGLLLLQGVFTRTARLQGARLGELVLADIREGFVRRVLTLPLHTVEKAGAGDLLTRSTRDVDALSNAVRMGAPSILVASLSVVLTLVALVVTSPIMVLPCLIAVPLIVWSTRWYLARARDAYLAEAAGYSDLAQGLSETVTGARTVEALHRSGPRIRRTDEDVERANGAERRTLFLRSVWFPLMDFGYVLPVAATLLFGGLFYIEGWVSLGEVTAATLYTRAVIDPLDELLGWLEELQVGDASLARLIGIEAGAGPESDSGRRPEGDRLAADGIAYAYRAGHDVIEDVSLSVGSGERIAIVGPSGAGKSTLGRILAGIHEPRTGSVTLGGVPVHELPLEELRRNVALVTQEHHVFLGTVRENVALAAPDATDEQVTAALAAVAAEEWVQALPNGLDTELGTDENPVSPGQAQQLALARLVLADPHTLVLDEATSLLDPRAARDLERSLAGVLRGRTVIAIAHRLHTAHDADRVVVMEAGRITEQGAHDELVSAGGAYAGLWESWHGRGPSASSKSPVPSPSLDQSEH; encoded by the coding sequence GTGAGTCTTCCGGTAGCCGACGCGAAGACGGTCCGCCGTCACGTACGGGGCCTGGTGCGCAGCCATACCGGTCTGCTGACCCGCACCGTGCTCTGGTTCGTCCTCGCCACGGTCTGCGGTCTGGTGGTGCCCGCCCTGCTGGGCCGGCTGGTCGGGCAGGTGGAGAAGGGCATCACCACCGACCAGGTGGACTTCACCGTGCTGACGATCGCCGGACTCCTGCTGCTCCAAGGCGTGTTCACCCGTACCGCCCGCCTCCAGGGGGCCCGGCTCGGTGAGCTGGTCCTGGCCGACATCCGCGAGGGATTCGTGCGGCGGGTGCTGACCCTGCCCCTGCACACGGTGGAGAAGGCCGGGGCCGGCGATCTGCTGACCCGCAGCACCCGCGACGTGGATGCGCTGTCCAACGCCGTGCGCATGGGGGCGCCGTCGATCCTGGTGGCCAGCCTCTCGGTGGTGCTGACGCTGGTGGCGCTGGTCGTGACCAGCCCGATCATGGTCCTGCCTTGCCTCATCGCCGTCCCGCTCATCGTCTGGTCGACGCGCTGGTACCTGGCGCGCGCCCGGGATGCCTACCTGGCCGAGGCGGCCGGCTACTCCGACCTCGCCCAGGGCCTCTCCGAGACGGTCACCGGCGCCCGCACCGTGGAGGCGCTGCACCGGTCCGGCCCGCGCATCCGCCGCACGGACGAGGACGTCGAGCGGGCGAACGGCGCGGAGCGGCGCACGCTGTTCCTGCGCAGCGTCTGGTTCCCGCTGATGGACTTCGGCTACGTGCTGCCGGTCGCCGCCACGCTGCTGTTCGGCGGGCTCTTCTACATCGAGGGCTGGGTGAGCCTCGGCGAGGTGACCGCCGCGACCCTCTACACCCGGGCCGTGATCGACCCGCTGGACGAACTCCTCGGCTGGCTCGAGGAGCTGCAGGTCGGCGACGCCTCGCTGGCCCGCCTGATCGGCATCGAGGCGGGGGCCGGACCGGAGAGCGACTCCGGTCGGCGGCCCGAAGGCGACCGGCTGGCCGCGGACGGCATCGCCTATGCCTACCGGGCCGGTCACGACGTGATCGAGGACGTCAGTCTCAGCGTCGGATCCGGTGAGCGCATCGCCATCGTCGGCCCTTCGGGGGCCGGCAAGTCGACCCTCGGCCGCATCCTCGCCGGCATCCACGAGCCGCGTACCGGATCGGTCACGCTGGGCGGAGTACCGGTCCACGAACTGCCGTTGGAAGAGCTGCGCCGCAACGTCGCGCTGGTCACGCAGGAACACCACGTGTTCCTCGGGACCGTGCGCGAGAACGTCGCACTGGCCGCGCCGGACGCCACGGACGAGCAGGTGACGGCGGCCCTGGCTGCGGTGGCCGCCGAGGAGTGGGTCCAGGCCCTTCCGAACGGCCTCGACACCGAGCTGGGCACCGACGAGAACCCCGTGTCGCCCGGCCAGGCACAGCAGCTGGCCCTGGCCCGGCTCGTCCTGGCCGATCCGCACACCCTGGTGCTCGACGAGGCCACCTCGCTGCTCGACCCGCGGGCCGCCCGCGACCTCGAGCGTTCGCTCGCCGGCGTACTGCGCGGGCGGACCGTCATCGCCATCGCCCACCGGCTGCACACCGCCCACGACGCGGACCGCGTGGTCGTGATGGAGGCCGGCCGCATCACCGAGCAGGGGGCTCATGACGAGCTCGTCTCGGCGGGGGGCGCGTACGCCGGACTGTGGGAGTCCTGGCACGGGCGCGGCCCCTCGGCCTCTTCGAAATCCCCTGTTCCTTCACCTTCTTTGGACCAGTCCGAACACTGA
- a CDS encoding GNAT family N-acetyltransferase, translating to MRESAQTASRLLTATDVLVARPARPEDAEQIALLSAPFVEQGLLVARPLAELAERSQGFVVACEGDRMVGCAGVAPSGSSLLVYNLCIAVDWQGRGIGRHLVGIAQTIGRELGYGSLLALTQYSGEWFGKLGFSEVPASEIRDEWRALFRPGRRSSLYQLRFTSEPSETEALPCADSSRPRSDTVDNLRVETHA from the coding sequence GTGCGTGAGTCCGCGCAGACCGCCTCCCGGCTCCTGACCGCGACGGACGTGCTCGTTGCACGACCCGCGCGCCCCGAGGACGCGGAGCAGATCGCCCTGCTCTCGGCCCCGTTCGTCGAGCAGGGCCTGCTGGTGGCTCGCCCGCTGGCCGAACTGGCCGAAAGGTCACAGGGCTTCGTCGTCGCCTGTGAGGGGGACCGCATGGTCGGCTGCGCAGGGGTGGCACCCTCCGGGAGCAGCCTGCTCGTCTACAACCTGTGCATCGCGGTCGACTGGCAGGGCAGGGGGATCGGCCGGCACCTGGTCGGTATCGCCCAGACCATCGGCAGAGAACTCGGATACGGCTCTCTGCTGGCCCTGACCCAGTACAGCGGCGAATGGTTCGGGAAGCTGGGTTTCTCGGAAGTCCCGGCGAGCGAGATCCGTGACGAATGGCGCGCCCTCTTCCGTCCGGGCCGAAGATCCAGCCTCTACCAGTTGAGATTCACCTCCGAGCCGTCGGAGACCGAAGCACTTCCATGTGCCGACTCAAGCAGACCAAGGAGTGACACAGTTGATAATCTGCGGGTTGAAACTCACGCATGA
- a CDS encoding ornithine cyclodeaminase family protein produces the protein MQADRTRILDAEAIATIVTKVGLGQLYDLTIARLETVLATGRDAPVEMKQRDGFLIETPHLGLLEWMPALRHGATVSMKMVGYNPHNPVKNQLPTILSTLCAFDADSGHLRTVIDGTFATAIRTGAASALASRVLARPDSAVLGLVGCGAQAVTQLHALSRVFSFSEILVCDEDVRAENSFAARSRLPAGAVRIAPLAEVEERADVLCTATSVAPYAGPVIRGTNLKPWVHINAIGSDMPGKTELPLELLRRAVVCPDHVAQARAEGDCQQLAPEEIGPPLAEILLDPEAHRKLSPVTTVYDSTGLALQDLVMVEVFEELARDLGVGHHLAIEATADDPQDPYSFLPGPVTRSWEGQPGARR, from the coding sequence TTGCAAGCTGACCGCACACGCATACTCGACGCCGAAGCCATCGCCACCATCGTCACGAAGGTGGGGCTGGGGCAACTCTACGATCTGACGATCGCCCGTCTGGAAACCGTTCTCGCCACCGGCCGCGACGCACCGGTGGAGATGAAGCAGCGGGACGGATTCCTCATCGAGACACCCCATCTGGGACTGCTGGAGTGGATGCCCGCGCTCCGGCACGGCGCCACGGTGTCCATGAAGATGGTCGGCTACAACCCGCACAATCCGGTCAAGAACCAGCTGCCCACCATTTTGTCCACCCTGTGCGCCTTCGATGCCGACAGCGGCCACCTGCGGACGGTCATCGACGGGACCTTCGCCACCGCCATCCGTACGGGCGCGGCGTCCGCGCTGGCCAGCCGGGTGCTGGCGCGTCCGGACTCCGCGGTCCTCGGTCTCGTGGGCTGCGGCGCGCAGGCCGTGACCCAACTGCACGCCCTGTCCCGGGTCTTCTCCTTCTCCGAGATCCTGGTGTGCGACGAGGACGTGCGGGCGGAGAACTCCTTCGCGGCCCGGTCCCGGCTGCCTGCCGGGGCCGTACGGATCGCGCCGTTGGCAGAGGTGGAGGAGCGGGCCGATGTGCTGTGCACCGCCACCTCGGTCGCACCGTACGCGGGCCCGGTCATCCGGGGAACCAACCTCAAGCCCTGGGTGCACATCAACGCCATCGGCTCCGACATGCCGGGGAAGACCGAGCTGCCGCTGGAGCTGCTGCGCAGGGCGGTCGTCTGCCCCGATCACGTGGCGCAGGCGCGGGCCGAGGGCGACTGCCAGCAGCTCGCTCCCGAGGAGATCGGGCCCCCGCTCGCCGAGATCCTCCTGGACCCGGAGGCCCACCGGAAGCTGTCCCCGGTCACCACCGTGTACGACTCGACGGGTCTGGCGCTGCAGGACCTCGTCATGGTCGAGGTGTTCGAGGAGCTCGCACGGGACCTCGGCGTCGGTCACCACCTCGCCATCGAGGCGACCGCCGACGACCCGCAGGACCCTTACTCGTTCCTGCCGGGGCCGGTCACCCGGTCCTGGGAGGGGCAGCCGGGGGCACGGCGATGA
- a CDS encoding putative nonproteinogenic amino acid hydroxylase produces the protein MLKSQRLATLPIDSYDLAEELSVIDSNDAGGEYDAFSFGHWSAHVLANSGGSAKDTAFRPYEGQLALTELGRKLPNIMSLVTDNFPLERLQWVRIFGLSDGILAPHVDFLEFSEPGTRLQIPLRTDEDSLHSENDIVYHLRRGEVWKIHTTVPHSARSVSRLPRLSLCLDFSDAEAPIEIKNTIQSELPVRIISRPPVSDADVAELMSSAADMNATDLRASFRKFAAVHFTRQADATAAFDWFVEAAVRTGDDALVEKAEAFRTYCIEKRGYREAFAW, from the coding sequence ATGCTCAAATCACAAAGGCTCGCCACGCTTCCGATCGATTCCTACGACTTGGCCGAGGAGCTTTCGGTCATCGATTCCAATGATGCCGGTGGCGAGTACGACGCATTTTCCTTCGGCCACTGGTCCGCGCATGTCCTCGCGAACTCCGGGGGCAGCGCCAAGGACACGGCCTTCCGGCCCTACGAGGGGCAGCTTGCCCTGACTGAGCTGGGCAGGAAGCTTCCCAACATCATGTCGCTCGTCACCGACAACTTCCCCCTCGAGAGGCTGCAGTGGGTCCGTATATTCGGCCTCAGTGACGGAATTCTCGCGCCCCATGTCGATTTTCTAGAATTCTCCGAGCCGGGTACGAGGCTTCAGATACCCCTGCGCACGGACGAGGATTCCCTGCATTCCGAGAACGACATCGTCTATCACCTCCGCCGTGGCGAGGTATGGAAAATCCACACCACGGTTCCGCACTCGGCCCGGAGCGTCTCGCGACTTCCCAGGCTGTCCCTCTGCCTTGATTTCTCGGACGCCGAAGCCCCCATTGAAATCAAGAACACCATCCAGTCCGAGCTGCCCGTCCGCATCATTTCGCGTCCGCCGGTCTCGGACGCCGACGTGGCCGAGCTGATGTCCTCCGCGGCCGATATGAACGCCACCGACCTGCGCGCCTCCTTCCGGAAGTTCGCCGCGGTCCACTTCACCCGCCAGGCCGATGCGACGGCGGCGTTCGACTGGTTCGTCGAAGCCGCCGTGCGCACCGGGGACGACGCGCTGGTCGAGAAGGCCGAGGCGTTCCGGACGTACTGCATCGAGAAGCGCGGCTACCGCGAGGCGTTCGCCTGGTGA
- a CDS encoding amino acid adenylation domain-containing protein codes for MTAASPAPGHAGPVVDIGVSSVLELIDREVAAHPGAPAVREPGREVSYAELDRLADTVADRLGRDFGIARGDTVLIAARAGADFTAAVLGTLRAGAAYLPVDTTYPPERIEQILRASSAALLVLADPGALDTGASGTRATALAGLVAPDPAGGAAPAAVRRRPAPEDPAYVIFSSGSTGNPKGIVQTHGCLANFISWQVDGSGLGRGRRVLQVAPLTFDVSVQEIFYTLASGGCLHVPEPHVRRDPRDLIDYVIDERIEVVDFPQSLIDVVMALPTNFEHAADLRHIISAGETVRCTEALEGLLTRRPEITLHNHYGPAENHMVASHSMNAAAGNLEPRPPVGSLVWNTYVYVLDEHGVPVPDGEVGEVYIGGAGVALGYTDPELSGTAFVPDPFRPGKRLYRTRDRGVWRADQTLQLLGRMDDLIKIRGNAVEPREVEARLTDFSGVKDAAAFAVVRAGGAVELHAALTGAPPPASELRRALLAVLPDYMVPVRWWLVDGLPVSPNGKLDRKALPGDGAQPLSLVPHQANASR; via the coding sequence ATGACCGCGGCGTCCCCTGCCCCGGGGCACGCCGGACCGGTGGTGGACATCGGTGTGTCCTCGGTCCTGGAGCTCATCGACCGCGAGGTGGCCGCGCACCCGGGGGCGCCCGCGGTGCGCGAGCCGGGCCGGGAGGTGTCGTACGCGGAGCTCGACCGTCTCGCGGACACCGTCGCGGACCGGCTCGGGCGGGACTTCGGCATCGCGCGCGGTGACACGGTGCTCATCGCCGCCCGGGCGGGTGCCGACTTCACCGCTGCGGTCCTGGGCACGCTGCGGGCCGGGGCCGCCTATCTGCCGGTGGACACGACGTACCCGCCGGAGCGCATCGAGCAGATCCTGCGCGCGAGCAGCGCGGCACTGCTGGTCCTGGCCGATCCGGGGGCGCTGGACACCGGTGCCTCGGGGACGCGGGCGACCGCTCTGGCGGGTCTGGTGGCACCGGACCCGGCGGGCGGTGCGGCGCCGGCGGCGGTCCGCCGGCGGCCGGCGCCGGAGGATCCCGCTTACGTCATCTTCTCCTCGGGTTCCACCGGCAACCCCAAGGGCATCGTCCAGACCCATGGCTGCCTGGCGAACTTCATCTCCTGGCAGGTGGACGGCTCCGGGCTCGGGCGCGGACGGCGGGTCCTGCAGGTGGCGCCGCTGACCTTCGACGTCTCGGTCCAGGAGATCTTCTACACGCTCGCCTCGGGCGGGTGCCTCCATGTGCCGGAGCCCCATGTGCGGCGCGATCCCCGGGATCTGATCGACTACGTCATCGACGAACGCATCGAGGTCGTGGACTTCCCGCAGTCGCTCATCGACGTGGTCATGGCGCTGCCGACGAACTTCGAGCACGCCGCGGACCTGCGCCACATCATCAGCGCGGGCGAGACGGTGCGGTGCACGGAGGCTCTGGAGGGGCTGCTGACGCGCCGGCCGGAGATCACCCTGCACAACCACTACGGGCCGGCCGAGAACCACATGGTGGCCAGCCACTCGATGAACGCGGCGGCCGGCAATCTCGAACCGAGGCCGCCCGTCGGGTCACTGGTGTGGAACACCTACGTCTACGTGCTGGACGAGCACGGTGTTCCGGTGCCCGACGGGGAGGTCGGGGAGGTGTACATCGGCGGTGCGGGGGTGGCCCTGGGGTACACCGATCCCGAGCTGAGCGGCACCGCGTTCGTGCCCGATCCGTTCCGTCCGGGCAAGCGGCTGTACCGCACCCGGGACCGGGGGGTGTGGCGGGCCGACCAGACGCTCCAGTTGCTGGGCCGGATGGACGACCTGATCAAGATCCGGGGCAATGCCGTGGAACCGCGGGAGGTGGAGGCGCGCCTCACGGACTTCTCCGGGGTCAAGGACGCCGCGGCGTTCGCGGTGGTGCGGGCCGGCGGGGCGGTGGAGCTGCACGCTGCTCTCACCGGTGCTCCGCCGCCGGCCTCGGAACTGCGCCGGGCGCTGCTCGCGGTCCTGCCCGACTACATGGTGCCGGTCCGCTGGTGGCTGGTGGACGGCCTGCCCGTGTCACCCAACGGCAAGCTGGACCGCAAGGCCCTGCCCGGCGACGGGGCGCAGCCCCTGTCCCTGGTGCCTCACCAGGCGAACGCCTCGCGGTAG